The following proteins are encoded in a genomic region of Mahella australiensis 50-1 BON:
- a CDS encoding AAA family ATPase: protein MMDDISAEMIESFADKVRSIESEISKEIIGQRDIIRQVLMTVIAGGNVLLEGVPGLGKTRLVKTLGHVLDLSFNRIQFTPDLMPADITGTNVIVKDEQGNNRFSFQAGPVFANIVLADEINRATPKTQSALLEAMQEHSVTVAGQTRGLPEPYFVLATQNPLEQEGTYPLPEAQLDRFFFKLLVDFPSLDELHAIIDLTTAGDEITANKAADGDVILHLREIARRVPIARGVQDYALRLVLATHPEIDGAPDVAKRYVRYGSSPRGAQAIIAASKVRALMEGRYNVSFDDIKYTAYPALRHRIFLNFEGLAEGRTPDGIIDEIINALAE from the coding sequence ATGATGGACGATATAAGTGCCGAGATGATAGAATCTTTCGCCGATAAGGTGAGATCCATAGAGAGCGAGATATCCAAGGAGATCATAGGCCAGCGCGACATAATACGCCAGGTGCTCATGACCGTTATAGCCGGCGGCAATGTTTTGCTGGAGGGCGTGCCCGGCCTAGGCAAGACCAGGCTGGTCAAGACGCTGGGCCACGTGCTGGACCTGAGCTTTAACCGTATCCAGTTTACGCCCGATCTCATGCCGGCCGATATAACCGGCACCAATGTCATAGTGAAGGACGAACAGGGCAATAACAGATTCAGTTTTCAAGCCGGGCCGGTATTCGCCAATATAGTGCTGGCCGATGAGATAAACCGTGCCACGCCCAAGACGCAAAGCGCGCTTCTGGAGGCCATGCAGGAGCATAGCGTGACGGTGGCCGGGCAGACGCGCGGCTTGCCCGAGCCATATTTCGTATTGGCCACACAGAACCCGTTGGAGCAGGAAGGCACCTATCCGTTGCCAGAGGCTCAACTGGACCGCTTCTTTTTCAAGCTGCTGGTAGATTTTCCTTCCCTCGATGAGCTGCACGCCATTATAGATCTGACCACTGCCGGCGATGAGATAACCGCGAATAAGGCGGCCGACGGCGACGTTATACTGCATTTGAGGGAGATAGCCCGGCGTGTACCCATAGCCCGTGGCGTACAGGATTACGCTCTAAGACTGGTGCTGGCCACTCACCCTGAGATAGACGGGGCGCCGGATGTCGCCAAACGCTATGTACGCTACGGATCCAGTCCGCGCGGCGCTCAGGCTATAATAGCGGCTTCCAAGGTCCGTGCGCTTATGGAAGGTCGTTATAACGTGTCGTTCGACGATATAAAGTATACGGCATATCCCGCACTGCGCCATAGGATATTTCTGAACTTCGAGGGCCTGGCCGAAGGCCGCACGCCGGACGGCATTATAGACGAGATAATAAATGCTTTGGCCGAATAG
- a CDS encoding ABC transporter permease encodes MKKWFNNPVLVSELKIRMRSWRTVLMLVGYLAVMLAIAYLFFQTNMQTLSHYGGVNISRNLGLQLYTILAVIQFMLIIILIPAQTAGSISGEREKQTLDLLLCTPLSSLAIVLGKMLSSMSFVLLLTIASIPLFSLVFLFGGIAPMDIVTLFAFYLITAFAVGSIGIFCSVLFKKTVTATVAAYIVIFALGIITVLLSAYMMSGFASKNQHFSGVYIPFPFYLNPAVGLFDLLGRQSGGVGGVGLFPMLGVSSAMYNTSVTMTGSLSWMVQKLGIWGTNSVVISVIAIILLLISAWVVKPVRVLKMHSSKCHSADAGMN; translated from the coding sequence ATGAAGAAATGGTTTAATAACCCGGTGCTGGTCAGCGAATTGAAGATACGCATGAGGAGCTGGCGTACAGTGCTTATGCTGGTGGGTTACCTGGCCGTTATGCTGGCAATAGCCTATCTGTTTTTCCAAACCAACATGCAGACACTATCGCATTATGGAGGTGTGAATATCAGCCGCAATCTCGGATTACAGTTGTATACGATTTTGGCGGTTATACAATTTATGCTCATAATCATACTTATACCTGCGCAGACGGCCGGCTCCATAAGCGGAGAGCGCGAGAAGCAGACGCTGGATCTGCTGTTGTGCACACCGTTGTCGTCCCTTGCCATAGTTTTAGGCAAGATGCTGTCGTCCATGAGCTTCGTGTTGCTTCTGACCATAGCGTCGATACCGCTTTTCAGCCTGGTATTCTTATTCGGGGGTATAGCGCCGATGGATATCGTCACGCTCTTTGCATTTTATCTTATAACGGCTTTCGCAGTGGGCAGTATAGGCATATTTTGTTCGGTGCTATTTAAAAAAACTGTAACGGCTACAGTGGCAGCATATATCGTTATATTTGCCCTCGGTATAATCACCGTATTGCTCAGCGCATATATGATGTCAGGGTTTGCAAGCAAAAATCAACATTTCAGCGGTGTGTACATACCATTTCCATTTTACTTAAACCCGGCGGTCGGTTTGTTCGACCTGCTGGGACGACAATCTGGAGGTGTCGGCGGAGTGGGACTGTTTCCTATGTTAGGAGTATCATCTGCTATGTATAATACCAGCGTTACGATGACAGGCAGTCTGTCTTGGATGGTGCAAAAGCTGGGCATATGGGGTACCAATTCTGTTGTTATATCGGTCATAGCGATTATTCTGCTGCTAATAAGCGCATGGGTTGTAAAGCCGGTGCGGGTATTGAAGATGCATTCGTCAAAATGTCATAGCGCCGATGCAGGTATGAATTGA
- a CDS encoding ABC transporter ATP-binding protein has product MLVVEDLVKRYGRFVAVDHLSMIVERGHVFGFVGPNGAGKTTTMRIAATLLAPTSGSVRVAGFDVMEEPIKVRRKIGYMPDFFGVYDNLKAMEYLDFYGASYGIPYKERQKTAEGLLDLVDLANKRDNYVDSLSRGMKQRLCLARSLMHDPELLILDEPASGMDPRARVELKNILKELKNMGKTILISSHILSELSEMCDSIGIIEHGRLVVSGDVKNIMQTVSGKITVKIKLLGDIDKAVGVLKQQPLVSDIFQEDDMLEIGYKGKDEDLWPLLKTLVANDVPVISFSKTDGNLEKVFMEVTQDEEMV; this is encoded by the coding sequence ATGCTTGTCGTCGAGGATCTTGTAAAGCGTTACGGTAGATTTGTAGCCGTCGATCATCTTAGCATGATCGTGGAGCGCGGGCATGTATTTGGATTTGTTGGCCCGAATGGTGCGGGTAAGACAACCACCATGAGGATAGCCGCCACATTACTGGCGCCTACGTCGGGCAGCGTTAGGGTCGCGGGATTCGATGTGATGGAGGAGCCTATAAAAGTACGCCGCAAGATAGGCTATATGCCGGATTTCTTCGGAGTATACGATAACCTGAAAGCCATGGAGTATTTGGATTTTTATGGTGCTTCATATGGCATTCCTTATAAAGAAAGGCAAAAGACCGCAGAGGGGTTACTCGATCTTGTGGATTTGGCCAATAAGCGCGACAATTATGTGGATTCGTTGTCACGCGGCATGAAACAGCGCCTTTGCCTTGCGCGCAGCCTCATGCACGACCCTGAATTGCTGATACTCGATGAGCCGGCGTCAGGCATGGACCCGCGAGCGCGCGTGGAATTGAAGAATATTCTCAAGGAGCTTAAAAATATGGGCAAGACCATATTGATAAGCTCCCATATACTGTCTGAATTATCCGAGATGTGCGACAGCATAGGCATTATAGAGCATGGCAGGTTGGTGGTGAGCGGCGATGTAAAGAATATAATGCAAACAGTATCGGGTAAAATTACGGTGAAGATAAAATTGCTGGGCGATATAGACAAGGCTGTAGGCGTACTTAAGCAGCAGCCATTGGTCAGCGACATATTTCAGGAGGACGATATGTTGGAGATCGGGTATAAAGGTAAGGACGAGGACCTATGGCCGCTTTTAAAAACCCTTGTGGCCAACGATGTGCCTGTAATATCGTTTAGCAAAACCGATGGCAATTTAGAGAAGGTATTTATGGAGGTGACTCAGGATGAAGAAATGGTTTAA
- a CDS encoding ribonuclease H-like YkuK family protein — translation MNFISPTKGRMDLDALCDDIMEYVISDEESDYRLMIGTDSQVHADVCFVTAIIIYREGKGGRYFYRRFYQARIPSFKQRIFMEANYSLEVANLIMEMLDARGLGSLNVEIHLDVGKNGKTREIIKEVVSMITGCGMCAQIKPDSVGASSVADRYTKAM, via the coding sequence GTGAATTTCATAAGCCCGACTAAGGGCAGGATGGATTTAGATGCTTTGTGCGATGATATCATGGAGTATGTGATATCCGATGAGGAAAGCGACTATAGGTTGATGATAGGAACCGATTCACAGGTCCATGCAGATGTGTGCTTTGTTACCGCTATAATAATATACCGCGAAGGTAAGGGTGGGCGCTACTTTTATAGAAGATTTTATCAAGCTCGCATACCTTCGTTCAAACAGCGCATATTTATGGAGGCCAATTACAGCCTCGAAGTGGCCAATCTTATAATGGAGATGCTCGATGCGCGCGGTTTAGGCAGTCTGAATGTGGAGATACATTTGGATGTGGGCAAAAACGGTAAGACGCGCGAAATCATAAAAGAGGTGGTCAGCATGATAACCGGGTGCGGTATGTGCGCTCAAATAAAACCTGATTCGGTAGGAGCCAGCAGCGTGGCTGATCGTTATACAAAAGCTATGTAA
- a CDS encoding helix-turn-helix domain-containing protein: protein MDEIGEILKQARINKNMTIQDVHEITKIMPRYLRAIEEGQWDLLPGTVYTRGYIRSYAEAVGVDGDYLIRQFDRLLRERADNSTDREEQHLDSKTDTTLLEDTSDSAGTGWWLVALIGIVAITIIFYFVFVWQPDTGQSPDTSQPPVVDQTPEPQSESESAPQSEPQPEPEPEQPPQAQLTLLEQKANSAVYTIVTDKERFSVTVSATGRCWVRITADGKRVWEGTLEAGGTHTADAANKLTVRLGFPPGADVKVEDQVLPHVDSKNPYEFTIQR from the coding sequence ATGGATGAAATCGGAGAAATCTTAAAACAGGCTCGAATAAACAAAAATATGACCATACAGGACGTACACGAGATTACCAAAATAATGCCGAGATACTTAAGGGCGATAGAAGAAGGGCAGTGGGATCTTCTACCCGGTACAGTGTATACCAGAGGGTATATAAGGAGTTATGCTGAGGCGGTAGGAGTGGATGGAGATTATCTTATAAGGCAATTCGACCGGCTATTGAGGGAACGTGCCGATAATAGTACTGACCGCGAAGAGCAGCATTTGGACAGCAAGACTGATACCACACTGCTGGAAGATACATCGGATTCTGCTGGTACCGGTTGGTGGTTAGTTGCTTTAATTGGAATAGTTGCCATTACTATAATTTTTTATTTTGTATTTGTGTGGCAGCCGGATACCGGTCAAAGCCCTGATACATCGCAGCCGCCGGTGGTAGATCAAACGCCTGAACCTCAATCCGAATCTGAGTCTGCGCCTCAGTCGGAGCCACAGCCTGAACCTGAACCCGAACAGCCTCCACAAGCGCAGTTGACGTTGTTGGAGCAAAAGGCCAACAGCGCCGTTTATACCATAGTGACCGATAAAGAGCGGTTTAGCGTTACCGTCTCGGCTACTGGTCGATGCTGGGTCAGGATAACGGCTGATGGTAAAAGAGTATGGGAGGGTACATTGGAAGCCGGAGGAACACATACGGCAGATGCAGCCAATAAGCTGACCGTAAGATTGGGATTTCCACCAGGTGCCGATGTAAAAGTCGAAGATCAAGTGCTTCCGCACGTAGATAGTAAAAATCCATATGAGTTTACTATACAGAGATAA
- a CDS encoding aspartate aminotransferase family protein has product MTVDLSEIIAADKRYYMNTFGERMPVAFDHGEGCVLYDKNSKAYIDFVAGIAVNALGYAHPALIDAVTEQAKKLIHCSSLYYIESQAKLAQILAENTCGDRVFFGNSGAEANEGAIKLARKYFYNQGQERYEIITAKASFHGRTLATLAATGQDKYHKPFEPMPAGFINIPFNDLEAVESAISPTTAAIMVEPVQGEGGVFVADNGYMKGLRKLCDENDLLLIFDEIQTGLGRTGKFFAYEHYGIEPDIFTSAKALGGGIPLGAVMAKEQVAAAFEPGDHGSTFGGGPLACAAGMAVVQTILDEQLSDYAAQTGQYFFDCLKQLQAEYGFITDVRGKGLMLGMELDQSINGKDIVKAAFCNGFLINCAGHNTLRFIPPLIITKNEIDMLIEMLDNILKAYL; this is encoded by the coding sequence ATGACTGTGGATTTAAGCGAAATAATTGCTGCGGATAAACGCTATTATATGAATACATTTGGCGAGAGGATGCCGGTAGCTTTTGATCATGGAGAAGGTTGTGTACTATACGATAAAAACAGCAAAGCATACATCGATTTTGTAGCCGGTATAGCCGTTAATGCCTTGGGATATGCGCATCCTGCCCTGATCGATGCTGTAACCGAACAGGCCAAGAAGCTTATACATTGTTCCAGCCTTTATTATATAGAAAGCCAAGCAAAGCTGGCTCAAATACTTGCCGAAAATACATGTGGCGACAGGGTATTTTTTGGCAATAGCGGTGCCGAAGCCAACGAAGGGGCTATAAAGTTGGCTCGAAAGTATTTCTACAATCAAGGACAAGAGCGCTATGAGATAATAACGGCCAAAGCGTCGTTCCATGGCCGCACACTGGCTACATTGGCAGCTACTGGACAGGATAAATATCATAAACCGTTTGAACCGATGCCTGCTGGATTTATAAATATACCGTTTAATGACTTGGAAGCCGTTGAATCGGCTATATCGCCTACAACAGCCGCTATCATGGTAGAACCGGTACAAGGCGAGGGTGGGGTATTTGTGGCCGATAACGGCTATATGAAAGGCCTGCGCAAGCTATGCGACGAGAATGATTTATTGCTAATATTCGATGAGATACAGACTGGTCTTGGCCGCACCGGCAAATTTTTCGCTTATGAGCATTATGGCATAGAACCTGATATATTTACATCGGCCAAAGCGTTGGGCGGCGGTATACCACTGGGTGCTGTAATGGCTAAGGAGCAAGTGGCAGCAGCTTTTGAACCTGGCGATCACGGTTCGACTTTTGGCGGAGGACCTTTAGCATGTGCGGCTGGCATGGCAGTAGTGCAAACTATACTGGATGAACAGCTAAGCGACTATGCTGCCCAAACAGGTCAATACTTCTTCGATTGTTTGAAACAATTACAGGCCGAATATGGTTTTATAACCGATGTACGTGGCAAGGGCCTTATGCTGGGCATGGAGCTCGATCAAAGCATAAACGGTAAGGATATCGTTAAAGCCGCCTTTTGTAACGGTTTCCTTATAAATTGCGCCGGCCATAACACGCTGCGTTTTATACCACCGCTCATAATTACAAAAAATGAAATTGACATGTTGATAGAAATGTTAGATAATATTTTGAAGGCATATTTATAA
- the carA gene encoding glutamine-hydrolyzing carbamoyl-phosphate synthase small subunit, with protein MENKKAILVLEDGSYFEGEAFGRTGQAHGEVVFNTCMTGYEEVLTDPSYKGQMVVMTYPLIGNYGMNEEDVESYKPHVEGFIIKELCDYPSNWRCTIHPVQYFERWGIMGIHRVDTRQITQHIRNFGSMYGVISTESFDVQALAETARNIGTVKRDLVDMVSVKKTRHIEGPGHRVVVMDMGMKENIARSLVKRGCDVYVVPCHTSAKEILDLNPEGILISNGPGDPQDIPYAIETIRNLIGKKPIMGICLGHQLLGLALGGQTYKLKFGHHGGNHPVKDFNKGRVYITSQNHNYALRDDFCKQATVTHINLNDNTVEGFVHNEYPIISVQYHPEASPGPHDSAYMFDEFVGMMA; from the coding sequence TTGGAGAATAAAAAAGCCATACTGGTTTTAGAAGACGGCAGTTATTTTGAAGGCGAGGCCTTCGGTAGGACCGGTCAAGCCCATGGCGAAGTGGTATTTAATACATGCATGACCGGTTACGAGGAGGTTTTGACCGACCCTTCGTATAAAGGACAAATGGTGGTCATGACCTACCCCCTTATAGGCAACTACGGTATGAATGAAGAAGATGTTGAATCCTATAAACCCCATGTAGAGGGTTTTATAATAAAAGAACTGTGCGATTATCCTAGCAACTGGCGCTGCACAATACATCCGGTCCAGTACTTCGAACGTTGGGGCATAATGGGGATCCATCGCGTCGATACTCGCCAGATAACGCAGCACATACGGAATTTTGGCAGCATGTACGGCGTTATATCAACCGAAAGTTTCGACGTCCAAGCGTTAGCCGAAACAGCCAGAAATATCGGCACTGTAAAGCGAGATCTGGTGGATATGGTATCCGTAAAGAAAACCAGGCATATAGAAGGCCCGGGACATCGTGTAGTCGTAATGGATATGGGCATGAAAGAGAATATAGCACGTTCGCTCGTCAAACGCGGATGCGATGTATATGTGGTGCCATGCCATACTTCGGCCAAAGAAATACTGGATCTAAACCCCGAAGGCATATTGATATCCAATGGCCCTGGTGACCCTCAAGATATACCCTATGCTATAGAGACCATACGAAACCTTATCGGCAAAAAGCCTATAATGGGCATATGCCTCGGGCATCAGTTGCTAGGACTGGCGTTAGGTGGCCAGACCTATAAGTTGAAATTCGGCCATCATGGCGGCAATCATCCGGTCAAGGATTTCAACAAAGGTCGCGTATACATCACATCGCAGAATCACAATTATGCCTTGCGCGACGATTTCTGTAAACAAGCCACCGTAACCCATATAAATCTGAACGATAACACCGTTGAGGGTTTTGTGCACAATGAATACCCAATAATAAGCGTACAGTATCATCCCGAAGCCAGCCCCGGTCCACACGATTCAGCCTATATGTTCGACGAGTTCGTGGGCATGATGGCCTGA
- a CDS encoding S1C family serine protease codes for MLKSKRMTIFITALVSVALSFIVFTLWMGYNKSPVQRPQSTAQEEASADDDNALDGVTPIVRKAAPAVVGISTTRVTETDMFGRAQQMVQGVGSGVIVDSDGYILTNDHVAGGEAKSINVVLNDGRTMEGRTLWTDPVLDLAIVKIDGSGYINAAFGDSDTLKVGEPAIAIGTPLGLQFQHTVTSGIISALDRTLQVEADGATNFMEDLIQTDASINPGNSGGPLINAKAQVVGINTVKVATAEGMGFAIPINIAKPIVERVIATGTFTAPYIGIFAYDREIANFIQNGPKLEQGVYVIDVDRGSPADKAGIKQGDIILSIDDKQVNTMLALRRAIYSKNIGDTVKIETVSDGKKQDVGVRLASKPKQ; via the coding sequence ATGTTAAAAAGCAAAAGGATGACTATATTCATTACAGCGCTGGTATCAGTAGCGCTCAGTTTCATAGTATTTACCCTATGGATGGGGTATAATAAGTCACCGGTGCAGCGCCCGCAGTCCACAGCTCAGGAAGAAGCATCGGCAGATGACGATAATGCTTTGGATGGGGTAACCCCTATAGTGCGAAAGGCAGCGCCGGCAGTGGTGGGTATATCCACTACAAGGGTGACAGAAACCGACATGTTCGGCAGAGCGCAACAGATGGTACAAGGTGTCGGCTCAGGCGTTATCGTCGATAGCGACGGTTATATATTGACCAATGATCATGTGGCGGGCGGCGAAGCGAAAAGCATAAACGTTGTGTTAAACGATGGACGTACAATGGAAGGCAGAACATTGTGGACTGATCCGGTATTGGATCTCGCGATAGTGAAGATAGATGGCAGCGGATATATAAATGCGGCGTTTGGTGATTCTGATACGCTAAAAGTGGGAGAACCGGCTATAGCCATAGGAACGCCTTTGGGCCTGCAGTTCCAACATACCGTTACATCGGGTATAATAAGCGCCTTGGACCGTACGCTGCAGGTAGAGGCTGATGGCGCCACAAATTTTATGGAGGACCTTATACAAACCGATGCGTCTATAAATCCCGGTAACAGTGGAGGGCCTTTAATCAACGCCAAAGCTCAGGTAGTGGGTATAAACACGGTTAAAGTAGCCACCGCAGAGGGTATGGGCTTTGCCATACCGATAAATATAGCCAAACCTATAGTAGAAAGGGTTATTGCCACCGGTACATTTACAGCGCCGTATATAGGCATATTTGCATATGATAGGGAAATAGCTAACTTTATACAGAATGGTCCTAAGCTGGAGCAGGGCGTGTATGTCATAGATGTTGACAGAGGCAGCCCGGCAGATAAAGCGGGTATAAAGCAAGGCGACATAATACTTTCGATAGATGACAAGCAGGTCAATACCATGTTGGCTTTGCGCAGGGCCATATATAGCAAAAACATAGGCGATACTGTAAAGATAGAAACTGTGAGCGATGGAAAGAAACAGGATGTGGGAGTAAGGCTGGCTTCCAAACCCAAACAGTGA